In a single window of the Acidobacteriota bacterium genome:
- a CDS encoding MerR family transcriptional regulator — MKNEPVEIPDKLFFKIGEVCDLVGVQAHVLRYWETEFSMLSPQKNKSGQRSYRKKDVETALRIKQLLYDDMFTIAGARKKLISDQRESNRPKMPVAASAVSSLHDSEAPTLFDSLPTEFAHASSAAGGLDEKQAKALQAISSHLHELKEMLNRDPLANEAL; from the coding sequence ATGAAAAATGAACCTGTGGAAATTCCGGACAAGCTGTTTTTCAAGATCGGCGAGGTTTGCGACCTTGTTGGTGTCCAGGCACACGTTTTGCGTTACTGGGAAACGGAATTCTCAATGCTTTCGCCGCAAAAGAACAAATCCGGTCAGCGAAGCTACCGTAAAAAGGATGTTGAAACGGCACTGCGAATAAAACAGCTGCTCTATGACGATATGTTCACTATCGCAGGAGCCCGTAAGAAATTGATCTCAGATCAGCGTGAGTCAAATCGTCCGAAAATGCCGGTGGCGGCTTCCGCAGTCAGTTCATTGCATGATAGTGAGGCACCGACGCTATTTGATTCGCTCCCGACGGAATTCGCGCACGCATCGTCAGCCGCCGGCGGCTTGGACGAGAAACAGGCCAAAGCCTTGCAGGCGATATCGAGCCATCTGCATGAACTAAAAGAAATGTTGAACCGAGACCCGCTTGCAAACGAGGCCCTCTAA
- the thiL gene encoding thiamine-phosphate kinase, giving the protein MKSETDFILDLKSKYSLNFVGDDCAVIPKDAAADMVITADMLVEDVDFRLEWTDPFLLGRKALCVSLSDIAAMGATPTWAMLSIAVPEILWKSDFLNAFYEGWHSQANEYGVTLIGGDISRSPDRLVIDSIVSGDVPSGDALMRSGSRPGDLIYVSGTLGGSAGGLQLLEKGLRSEANAARPESRLIKYQLDPTPQIYLGNYLQKHNLATSSIDISDGFSTDLFHICEKSMVGCLVEVNLLPIDPDLLEFVSSIEALELALNGGEDFQLLFTVPPEKENLLDTRNLTKVGVITPLENGMKLLNEGRSNDLAPKGFAHF; this is encoded by the coding sequence ATGAAGAGCGAAACGGACTTCATACTGGACCTCAAGTCAAAGTATTCCCTTAACTTTGTCGGCGACGACTGCGCAGTGATACCTAAGGATGCCGCAGCTGACATGGTCATCACCGCGGATATGCTGGTTGAGGACGTAGATTTCCGCCTGGAATGGACCGATCCGTTCCTTTTGGGCCGAAAGGCTCTTTGTGTATCTCTCTCGGACATAGCCGCTATGGGGGCGACCCCGACTTGGGCGATGCTGTCGATCGCGGTCCCGGAAATACTGTGGAAGAGTGATTTTCTTAATGCATTCTATGAAGGCTGGCATTCGCAGGCCAATGAATACGGCGTCACGCTGATCGGAGGCGATATATCACGCTCGCCTGATAGGCTCGTAATTGACTCGATCGTCAGCGGCGATGTCCCCTCGGGAGATGCATTGATGCGAAGCGGATCTCGGCCCGGCGACCTGATCTATGTGTCGGGGACTTTAGGGGGCTCGGCCGGAGGCTTACAATTACTGGAAAAAGGGTTGAGATCTGAGGCAAATGCCGCACGTCCTGAGAGCCGGCTTATAAAATATCAACTCGATCCGACACCTCAGATATATCTGGGTAACTATCTGCAGAAACATAACTTAGCAACCTCTTCAATTGATATAAGTGATGGCTTTTCCACAGATCTTTTCCACATCTGTGAAAAAAGTATGGTGGGATGCCTGGTTGAGGTTAACCTACTTCCGATCGATCCGGATCTGTTGGAGTTCGTCTCCTCAATTGAGGCTCTAGAACTTGCATTGAACGGCGGCGAGGATTTTCAACTTCTTTTTACGGTTCCGCCCGAAAAGGAAAACCTGCTGGACACTCGAAATTTAACAAAGGTAGGCGTGATCACTCCATTGGAGAATGGAATGAAGCTTCTCAACGAAGGCAGATCAAATGATCTGGCACCGAAGGGCTTTGCCCATTTTTAG
- a CDS encoding cysteine--tRNA ligase: MFRFFNTLSRQIEEFQPLEDGKVRMYICGPTVWNFAHIGNFRTFVFGDVLRRYLKFKGYELTHVMNLTDIDDRIINEAAARNISIDEFTEPFTQYFLEDFDALGNERPEIMPRATHHIAEMIEIIARLLENGHAYESDGSIYYRITAFPEYGKLSKIKFEGNITGGSERIDTDKYDKEDARDFALWKLVGTDEQPGWDAPFGRGRPGWHIECSAMAMKYLGETFDIHAGGQDLQFPHHENEIAQSEGSTGKQFAKYWIHSEFLKIDDVTMSKSKGNFFTFRDLAKQGYSPLAIRYLLLSVPYRKQLNFTFEGLQGAESTVERLRNFRSLVQESNGNCDEREAVELVMLALRKFTVAMDDDLNTAAALAAVHDMVREVNIIMSSRRISAEEKDAVIDAVAKFDAVLGIFGPEDDQLLDADIEALIEERQQARTNRDFSRSDEIRDELAARGIILEDTKDGVRWKRK, from the coding sequence ATGTTCAGGTTTTTCAACACTTTATCGCGTCAGATCGAGGAATTTCAGCCGCTTGAGGACGGCAAGGTACGGATGTATATCTGCGGGCCGACGGTGTGGAATTTTGCACACATCGGCAACTTTCGCACGTTCGTTTTTGGCGATGTGCTGCGGCGATATCTGAAATTCAAGGGATATGAGCTGACGCACGTAATGAACCTGACGGACATCGACGACCGCATTATCAACGAAGCGGCGGCGAGAAATATCTCTATAGATGAATTTACCGAACCGTTTACGCAGTATTTTCTTGAGGATTTCGACGCTCTCGGCAACGAACGGCCCGAAATTATGCCGCGGGCGACCCATCACATCGCCGAAATGATCGAAATTATCGCTAGGCTGCTTGAAAACGGCCACGCCTACGAATCCGACGGCTCGATATATTACCGCATCACGGCGTTCCCCGAATACGGCAAGCTGTCGAAGATCAAATTCGAAGGCAATATCACCGGCGGCAGTGAACGCATCGACACCGATAAATACGACAAAGAAGACGCCCGCGACTTTGCATTGTGGAAACTTGTAGGCACAGACGAGCAGCCCGGCTGGGACGCACCGTTCGGCCGCGGTCGGCCCGGTTGGCACATTGAATGCTCCGCAATGGCGATGAAATATCTCGGCGAGACGTTCGACATTCACGCCGGTGGGCAGGACCTGCAGTTCCCGCATCACGAGAACGAGATCGCCCAATCGGAAGGTTCGACCGGCAAGCAGTTCGCAAAATACTGGATCCACAGCGAGTTTCTCAAGATCGACGACGTCACGATGTCGAAATCGAAAGGAAACTTTTTCACGTTCCGGGACTTAGCAAAACAGGGCTATTCGCCGCTTGCGATACGGTATTTATTGCTCTCAGTTCCCTATCGCAAGCAGCTCAATTTCACGTTTGAAGGCCTGCAAGGCGCCGAATCCACGGTCGAACGGCTGCGGAACTTCCGTTCGCTGGTGCAGGAAAGCAACGGCAATTGCGATGAACGCGAGGCGGTCGAACTAGTGATGCTGGCATTGCGAAAATTCACCGTCGCAATGGACGACGACCTCAATACCGCCGCTGCTCTCGCCGCCGTTCACGACATGGTCCGCGAAGTGAACATCATCATGAGCTCTCGCCGCATATCGGCCGAAGAAAAGGACGCCGTGATAGATGCTGTCGCAAAATTCGACGCGGTGCTCGGCATATTTGGGCCCGAGGACGATCAACTACTCGACGCCGACATCGAAGCTCTGATCGAAGAACGTCAACAGGCACGTACAAACCGCGACTTCTCACGATCTGACGAGATCCGCGACGAACTCGCCGCGAGGGGCATCATTCTGGAAGACACAAAAGACGGCGTGCGATGGAAGCGGAAGTAG
- a CDS encoding helix-turn-helix domain-containing protein, with amino-acid sequence MVEIITIEKAELIRLIDNSVAGAIEKAIHSSQPPQIMTKSEVAKYLKKSSATINRWMRKNGLPFHGVGRPTFNRTEVDAWLANY; translated from the coding sequence ATGGTTGAAATAATAACGATAGAAAAAGCTGAACTGATTCGCTTGATCGATAATTCCGTCGCGGGGGCAATCGAGAAAGCTATTCATTCATCGCAGCCGCCACAGATTATGACGAAGTCCGAAGTCGCGAAGTACTTGAAAAAATCTAGTGCAACGATCAATCGATGGATGCGAAAGAATGGTTTACCGTTCCACGGAGTCGGCCGGCCAACTTTTAACAGAACTGAGGTGGATGCCTGGTTAGCGAATTACTAA
- a CDS encoding cysteine dioxygenase family protein: MITIDRLVEGLKKIPDSDFTCDGVYGFLAANPIETGSLERFLHWSPDFYTRNLIFKDDRFEMMAICWERGQASRIHDHAGQMCWMTVPIGKLYGQNFAVSEIDEATGRCCLRETTSFALSDCLTAKVELEEPIHQIFNPVEYGERAVSVHIYSKPFDTCLSFCRDSDTYKEVSLCYTSIDGVLCNGVNL, from the coding sequence ATGATAACGATAGACAGATTGGTCGAAGGCCTCAAGAAAATACCGGATTCTGATTTTACGTGTGACGGCGTTTACGGATTTCTGGCAGCAAATCCTATTGAGACAGGTTCGCTCGAACGATTTCTTCACTGGAGCCCGGATTTTTATACACGAAATCTCATCTTCAAAGATGATCGGTTTGAGATGATGGCGATCTGCTGGGAACGAGGACAGGCTTCGCGAATCCACGACCATGCAGGCCAAATGTGTTGGATGACCGTCCCTATCGGGAAACTGTATGGCCAAAATTTCGCCGTCTCTGAGATCGACGAGGCCACGGGCCGCTGCTGTCTGCGGGAGACGACGTCTTTCGCCCTGTCGGACTGTTTGACCGCGAAGGTAGAACTCGAAGAGCCGATACATCAGATCTTTAATCCCGTTGAGTACGGCGAACGTGCAGTAAGCGTACATATCTATTCGAAACCCTTCGATACCTGTCTCTCATTTTGCCGTGACTCGGACACCTACAAGGAAGTTTCGCTTTGCTATACGAGTATCGATGGCGTCCTCTGTAATGGTGTAAATCTCTAG
- a CDS encoding glycosyltransferase family 39 protein, translating into MNRNSTVIIGVLAVAFVAFRLWGLSDQCLWFDEIFSVHAAETAFPGFFYFLAKDLIHPPFFYLLLKSWMFVGGDGLLSLRLFPVVIACLGLIPFIALCRELKLPIATQALALFLIAVNGTLIKYAQEVRMYSLLMTLSLFSLWLFVRLVNSSKGIAVLTVVNILLVHTHYFGWFVVVAEAVVLVWYRREKLVAAKAMFGVTAIAFVPWTIAVANAAAGGSSLGQNIGWMSRPGVVEVFNFAFDVVEPFYYQISSGEPSTLLYISVPMLLLIAAAKLGYFIGEKDAESRQAFYMLGFLAAIPVFVAFAVSWLMPHSIWGSRHLIIVYAPMLILTAIFFTGIRSQKLRIIAVGSLAALTAAAFVVQTTQPRAEYAWCVMDDVSRDAEELGAKEIAVFEDLLAYHLWFENRRAQPDQIKATKVSGVDGINEDAAYFLPRGFDGIGKKDISEVSAENVWLLFRSENLSETEPPLRNFRTRGYNIARKKEYKVTGETVFVVELTK; encoded by the coding sequence ATGAATCGAAACTCCACGGTGATTATCGGCGTCCTCGCGGTAGCGTTCGTCGCTTTTCGCCTGTGGGGTTTGTCGGACCAGTGTCTTTGGTTCGACGAAATATTCAGTGTCCATGCCGCTGAGACCGCCTTTCCCGGGTTTTTTTACTTCCTTGCAAAGGACCTGATCCATCCGCCATTTTTCTATCTTTTACTGAAATCGTGGATGTTCGTTGGCGGCGATGGGCTGTTGTCGCTCCGTTTGTTTCCGGTCGTGATCGCCTGTCTGGGGTTGATACCATTCATCGCCTTGTGCAGGGAACTCAAACTTCCAATTGCGACACAGGCTCTCGCATTGTTCCTGATCGCCGTCAACGGCACGCTGATCAAATATGCACAGGAAGTGCGAATGTACAGCCTGCTTATGACGCTGTCGCTGTTTTCGCTTTGGCTTTTCGTGCGGCTCGTCAACAGCAGTAAAGGCATCGCAGTTTTGACCGTGGTGAACATTCTACTCGTTCACACGCATTATTTTGGTTGGTTCGTCGTTGTTGCCGAAGCGGTGGTGCTCGTTTGGTATCGGCGTGAAAAGCTTGTCGCTGCGAAAGCAATGTTCGGCGTTACCGCGATCGCCTTTGTTCCATGGACCATAGCCGTGGCAAATGCCGCTGCCGGCGGATCATCGCTCGGGCAAAACATCGGCTGGATGTCGCGGCCCGGTGTCGTCGAAGTTTTCAACTTTGCGTTCGACGTTGTTGAACCATTCTACTATCAGATTAGCAGCGGAGAACCGAGCACTTTGCTCTATATCTCGGTGCCGATGCTCCTGCTGATAGCTGCGGCAAAGTTGGGATACTTTATCGGCGAAAAGGACGCGGAGAGCAGACAGGCATTTTATATGCTTGGCTTTCTCGCCGCAATACCTGTTTTTGTAGCATTCGCCGTAAGCTGGCTGATGCCGCATTCGATCTGGGGCTCGCGTCACTTGATCATAGTTTATGCGCCGATGCTGATACTGACTGCGATCTTCTTTACGGGGATCAGGTCGCAGAAACTCAGGATCATCGCAGTCGGGTCACTTGCCGCATTGACCGCTGCGGCTTTTGTAGTGCAAACAACGCAGCCGCGAGCGGAATATGCCTGGTGCGTGATGGACGATGTTTCTCGCGATGCGGAGGAACTTGGGGCGAAGGAGATCGCAGTTTTCGAAGATCTGCTTGCGTATCATCTGTGGTTCGAGAACCGCAGAGCTCAGCCCGATCAGATAAAGGCAACTAAGGTCTCCGGCGTTGACGGTATCAATGAGGACGCCGCCTATTTTCTTCCGAGAGGATTCGACGGCATCGGAAAGAAAGATATTTCAGAGGTCTCGGCTGAAAACGTTTGGCTCCTTTTCCGTTCAGAGAATTTGAGCGAAACCGAGCCGCCGCTTCGCAATTTCCGTACTCGCGGCTACAACATCGCGAGAAAAAAAGAATACAAGGTCACGGGTGAGACGGTCTTCGTCGTCGAACTCACTAAGTAG
- a CDS encoding HNH endonuclease, producing MLTSRVLLLNFSYEPLGTVGVARAVCLWFRGAIFVEENDGDNVLRSPSTTFPVPSVIRLRHYIHVRRNNRETTMKRARIYIRDRYRCQYCGEHRHAKDLTLDHIFPRAQGGESTPQNLVTACVKCNQRKGNRTPEQARMPLLTSQKLLRLGLDHVLLCHYAENRPEWRKYLFMDDVDDDAEVMAA from the coding sequence TTGCTGACAAGCAGGGTACTATTACTGAATTTCTCGTACGAGCCGCTCGGCACCGTTGGTGTCGCGAGAGCGGTGTGTCTGTGGTTTCGCGGAGCGATCTTTGTAGAAGAGAACGACGGCGATAACGTCCTGCGTTCGCCTTCGACGACGTTTCCTGTACCGTCGGTTATCCGTCTGCGGCATTACATTCACGTTCGCCGCAACAACCGCGAGACGACGATGAAGCGTGCGCGAATTTATATTCGCGATCGCTACCGATGTCAGTATTGCGGCGAGCATCGGCATGCAAAAGACCTCACGCTGGATCACATTTTCCCGCGGGCGCAGGGCGGCGAATCGACGCCGCAGAACCTCGTGACCGCGTGTGTGAAATGCAATCAGCGTAAAGGCAACCGCACGCCGGAACAGGCTCGAATGCCGCTGCTGACGAGCCAAAAACTGCTGCGGTTGGGGCTCGACCACGTTTTGCTGTGTCATTACGCGGAAAACCGGCCCGAGTGGCGAAAATATCTGTTCATGGACGACGTTGATGATGACGCTGAAGTGATGGCAGCGTAG
- a CDS encoding thioredoxin family protein, with the protein MLESKFATVAMIERSLNCLFVLVFAATLAAAQQLPIKWSLNAPKEKAQLDAGEKVTVELRAELDSGWKLYALDQPPGGPIATTIKVPEGKSYSIDGEISAPKPIEKIDPLFTGDDGKPLNTKFYDSAVAIPVSVRADATLSASDIALDVRFQVCNAEVCLPPKTLRVSSLGAEEVRSSGQAKPASDPNAGQQTTGTAFSQQPANMDIWPFIWLAITLGALSLLTPCVFPMIPITVSYFTSHSAGSRSKSVKFATIYSLGIVATFTILGMLLAIFVGAAGINIFAANPWVNLLITAIFLFFAFNLFGAYEIAIPAGVLTTLDKLTRAKEGEGGGIVGALLMGLTFTLTSFTCTSPFVGTILVSASQGDWQMPLIGMLAFSTVFALPFFVLALAPQLLSQLPKAGGWMNSVKVSMGFLEVAAAMKFLSNADLVWKWGIFTRDVVLAVWIAIGIVLTVYLLGKFQLAHDSRPERIGSIRMISAVISLAISFYLLTGLFGAKLGELESFLPPDLNKNSARLFGGGKEELKWIVNDFDGAMAKARTENRRVFLDFTGYTCTNCRWMEANIFPLKEVEDEMRNFILVQLYTDGNGPVYERNQQMEQDMFGTVALPFYAVLEPTGAVVSTFPGLTRNSSEFVDFLRKSQQNQSVIQ; encoded by the coding sequence ATGTTAGAATCAAAGTTTGCGACTGTTGCGATGATCGAACGAAGCCTAAATTGTTTATTTGTGTTGGTGTTCGCTGCCACATTGGCGGCGGCTCAGCAACTGCCGATCAAATGGTCATTGAATGCACCGAAGGAAAAGGCTCAACTCGACGCCGGCGAAAAGGTCACGGTCGAACTTCGCGCGGAGCTGGATAGCGGCTGGAAACTTTATGCTCTCGATCAGCCGCCCGGCGGCCCGATAGCGACAACTATCAAGGTCCCGGAAGGCAAGAGCTATTCTATCGACGGAGAAATTTCCGCTCCAAAGCCGATCGAAAAGATAGATCCACTTTTCACCGGCGACGACGGTAAACCTCTTAATACAAAATTTTACGATTCGGCGGTCGCGATCCCGGTTTCCGTTAGGGCCGACGCAACTTTGTCTGCGAGCGATATCGCATTGGACGTTCGATTTCAGGTCTGCAACGCCGAGGTCTGCCTGCCGCCGAAAACACTACGCGTTTCATCTTTAGGCGCCGAGGAAGTGCGCAGTTCCGGCCAGGCCAAGCCCGCTTCCGATCCGAACGCCGGGCAGCAAACGACAGGCACAGCATTTTCTCAACAGCCTGCCAATATGGACATTTGGCCGTTCATTTGGCTGGCGATCACGCTCGGGGCATTATCGCTGCTGACGCCTTGCGTCTTCCCGATGATCCCAATCACGGTCTCTTACTTTACGAGTCATTCTGCCGGGAGCCGTTCCAAATCAGTCAAGTTCGCGACGATCTACTCTCTTGGTATAGTTGCGACATTCACCATTTTGGGTATGCTCTTGGCGATCTTCGTCGGAGCCGCAGGGATAAACATTTTTGCCGCCAACCCTTGGGTAAATCTCCTAATAACAGCGATCTTCCTCTTTTTCGCATTTAACCTGTTCGGTGCTTACGAGATCGCAATTCCCGCCGGAGTTCTGACCACGCTGGACAAACTGACGCGGGCAAAAGAAGGCGAGGGCGGCGGCATTGTCGGTGCGTTGCTGATGGGCCTGACGTTTACTCTAACGTCGTTCACCTGCACATCACCTTTTGTCGGCACGATCCTTGTTTCTGCATCACAGGGCGACTGGCAGATGCCGCTGATCGGGATGCTTGCATTCTCGACGGTTTTTGCATTGCCATTCTTCGTTTTGGCACTCGCGCCGCAACTGTTGTCACAGCTGCCGAAGGCCGGCGGCTGGATGAACTCCGTCAAAGTATCGATGGGTTTCCTCGAGGTTGCGGCGGCGATGAAATTCCTATCGAATGCGGACCTCGTATGGAAATGGGGCATTTTCACGCGCGACGTCGTACTTGCCGTCTGGATCGCCATCGGCATTGTTTTGACGGTCTATCTTTTGGGCAAATTCCAACTAGCTCATGATTCACGGCCGGAACGCATCGGCTCGATACGAATGATCTCTGCCGTGATCAGCTTAGCAATCAGCTTCTATTTGTTGACCGGCCTTTTCGGTGCAAAGCTCGGTGAACTTGAGTCATTTCTGCCCCCGGATCTAAACAAGAATTCAGCCCGGTTGTTCGGCGGCGGAAAGGAAGAACTCAAATGGATCGTAAACGATTTTGACGGGGCAATGGCCAAGGCACGAACCGAGAACCGCCGCGTATTTCTTGATTTCACAGGATACACCTGCACGAATTGCCGCTGGATGGAAGCCAACATCTTCCCGCTGAAGGAGGTCGAGGACGAAATGCGAAATTTCATTCTCGTCCAGCTCTACACGGATGGCAACGGCCCTGTTTACGAACGAAACCAGCAGATGGAGCAGGACATGTTCGGAACCGTCGCCTTGCCGTTCTATGCTGTATTGGAACCCACGGGTGCCGTCGTCTCAACATTCCCGGGCCTGACCAGAAACTCTTCTGAGTTCGTTGACTTTTTGCGAAAAAGCCAACAAAATCAGAGCGTTATTCAATAA
- a CDS encoding ImmA/IrrE family metallo-endopeptidase, whose translation MSVKKIFEDLPVDSPAEIDIEAIAYYYGALVVKEKLHGSAARIIGKGDRAFITVDSSGLPARQRFSVAHELGHWMIHRGKLSTLICSERDLLTGWKVDDPERSANRFAADLLMPSFLFAPAAKNRPITFDSVRELCAEFRTSLTATAIRLVESGSFSSMLVCSTSNGVKWKFRDRDVPDGIQLHDEPGAHTNAAEMLNQKTPQTNPVDIQASDWFTHPRSKHYEVCEDSVKVYDDTVLSLLWWRNEQQLVDLDQEAEELDFEDS comes from the coding sequence GTGTCAGTCAAGAAGATCTTCGAAGACCTGCCGGTCGACTCCCCGGCGGAGATCGACATCGAGGCGATCGCGTACTACTACGGAGCTTTGGTTGTAAAGGAGAAGTTGCACGGCAGTGCTGCACGGATCATCGGTAAGGGCGATCGTGCGTTCATTACGGTCGACAGTTCGGGCTTGCCCGCTCGGCAGCGATTCTCGGTCGCGCACGAGCTCGGTCACTGGATGATCCATCGTGGAAAGCTTTCAACGCTAATTTGTAGCGAAAGGGATCTATTGACCGGTTGGAAGGTTGACGACCCTGAGCGGAGCGCCAACCGCTTCGCCGCTGACCTGCTGATGCCCTCGTTTCTGTTTGCTCCCGCCGCGAAGAACCGGCCGATCACCTTCGATTCTGTGCGGGAGTTGTGCGCAGAGTTTCGAACCAGTCTTACCGCGACAGCGATCCGACTAGTAGAAAGCGGATCGTTCTCGTCGATGCTGGTATGCTCGACAAGCAATGGTGTGAAATGGAAGTTTCGCGATCGCGACGTTCCGGACGGGATCCAACTCCACGACGAGCCAGGCGCCCACACAAACGCAGCAGAGATGCTTAACCAGAAGACGCCGCAAACAAACCCCGTAGACATCCAAGCGAGCGACTGGTTCACCCACCCAAGATCGAAACACTACGAGGTTTGCGAGGACTCGGTCAAGGTGTACGACGACACGGTCCTGTCACTCCTCTGGTGGAGGAATGAACAGCAACTGGTCGACCTCGATCAAGAAGCCGAGGAACTAGATTTTGAAGACAGTTGA
- the pdhA gene encoding pyruvate dehydrogenase (acetyl-transferring) E1 component subunit alpha: MLYQMVLGRRFEEKCAEVYRMGKIGGFCHLYIGQEAIATGAMMALEPSDMVITSYRDHVQAMVKGIAPEAVLAELYGKIGGCVKGKGGSMHMFSKEHEFYGGHGIVGGQIGVGTGMAYAAKYKESGQVTLCFFGEAAVNQGIFHESLNMAQLWKLPVIYICENNHYGMGTSQERAMSTRNIAKKADAYEMANEFVDGMDVMAVRDAALRAIERARNESLPTLLEVRSYRYMGHSMSDPGNYRTREEIAKYQERDPIVLFKDSLQEAKVLGDKDFDAIEAKAAETVERAVKFAEESPFPPESELLTDVLV, translated from the coding sequence ATGCTCTATCAGATGGTGTTGGGCCGGCGATTTGAAGAAAAGTGCGCCGAGGTCTACCGAATGGGCAAGATCGGCGGCTTTTGCCACCTGTATATCGGTCAGGAGGCCATCGCCACCGGGGCGATGATGGCTCTCGAGCCGAGCGACATGGTCATAACATCGTATCGGGACCACGTTCAGGCAATGGTGAAAGGCATCGCGCCGGAGGCGGTTTTGGCCGAGCTTTATGGAAAGATCGGCGGCTGCGTGAAAGGCAAAGGCGGTTCGATGCACATGTTCTCAAAAGAGCATGAGTTTTACGGCGGTCACGGGATCGTCGGCGGACAGATCGGCGTCGGCACCGGCATGGCATACGCTGCAAAATACAAAGAAAGCGGCCAGGTCACACTATGTTTCTTTGGCGAAGCGGCAGTAAATCAGGGCATTTTCCACGAATCTCTTAACATGGCACAGCTTTGGAAACTGCCGGTCATCTACATCTGTGAAAACAACCATTACGGTATGGGCACATCGCAGGAACGAGCAATGAGTACCCGCAACATTGCGAAGAAGGCCGACGCATATGAAATGGCGAACGAGTTCGTGGACGGCATGGATGTCATGGCGGTCCGCGACGCGGCGCTTCGCGCGATCGAGCGGGCTCGAAACGAATCACTTCCGACGCTTCTCGAAGTTCGTTCGTATCGCTACATGGGCCACTCGATGTCGGACCCCGGAAACTACCGCACCCGCGAAGAGATCGCAAAATATCAGGAACGCGATCCGATCGTACTTTTCAAGGACAGCCTCCAAGAAGCGAAAGTGTTGGGCGACAAAGATTTCGATGCCATTGAGGCAAAAGCCGCAGAAACTGTGGAGCGGGCAGTTAAGTTTGCGGAAGAGAGTCCTTTTCCGCCGGAAAGTGAATTGCTGACGGACGTTTTGGTTTGA
- a CDS encoding site-specific integrase — protein MSVFKKYNGKRINAKHPAYSTARWWVYRRVKGHKTIHQVIPTARTKEEAELAERQLVKQLFDRSFGLTDTTVTFGDFVETTYRKYVEQNNVNKGAKNLYIKLLLKHLKDQPLHTITPQDCRDCRNKLQYGKNQRKKKSSISPSSINRIMSTLSKIFSLACEEDVLDRNPMQYVKALPEPPPRKRLLTTEQKKALWKELESDQLLYRLVQLAVNMPLRRGQLLALNEEVIDFENQRVWVIGSKGRPPRSVPINATAASVLRDLIADKQLPFPIVDFRKRWHPVLIRAKINKPDGTREENYHFHDLRTYFASELIRRNTNPLIVQNLFAHSDMSITNIYAETDADLMLDAVKRLDDVQ, from the coding sequence ATGTCAGTTTTTAAGAAATATAACGGTAAGCGGATCAACGCTAAACATCCAGCCTATTCGACCGCTCGTTGGTGGGTATACAGACGAGTTAAAGGGCACAAGACGATTCATCAGGTTATTCCGACAGCCCGCACTAAGGAAGAAGCTGAACTCGCCGAGCGGCAACTGGTCAAGCAACTATTCGACAGATCATTCGGACTAACAGATACGACTGTAACTTTTGGAGACTTTGTAGAAACAACCTATCGAAAGTATGTAGAGCAAAACAACGTCAATAAGGGAGCGAAGAATCTTTACATTAAGCTTCTTTTGAAACACCTAAAGGATCAACCTCTGCACACCATTACGCCACAGGATTGTCGCGATTGCAGGAACAAACTTCAGTATGGGAAAAACCAGCGAAAAAAGAAAAGTTCGATATCTCCTTCCTCGATCAATAGGATCATGTCAACTTTGTCGAAGATCTTCAGTCTCGCTTGCGAAGAGGACGTTCTTGATCGCAACCCAATGCAGTATGTGAAGGCCTTACCAGAACCACCGCCAAGAAAGCGCCTACTCACGACCGAACAAAAGAAAGCTCTTTGGAAGGAACTTGAATCCGATCAGCTACTTTACAGGCTTGTCCAATTAGCCGTTAACATGCCGTTGCGCCGAGGCCAACTATTGGCTTTGAACGAGGAGGTGATTGATTTTGAGAATCAAAGAGTGTGGGTAATTGGTTCGAAGGGACGACCTCCGCGATCCGTTCCGATCAATGCAACTGCGGCATCGGTATTACGGGACCTAATCGCCGATAAACAACTACCATTTCCAATTGTCGATTTTCGAAAACGCTGGCATCCGGTTCTCATAAGGGCCAAGATCAACAAGCCAGACGGAACAAGAGAAGAAAACTATCATTTTCACGATCTTAGAACCTACTTTGCCAGTGAGCTTATTCGAAGGAACACCAATCCTCTAATAGTTCAAAATCTGTTCGCTCACTCAGACATGAGCATCACAAACATTTACGCCGAGACGGATGCTGATTTGATGCTTGACGCAGTTAAGCGGCTCGACGACGTGCAATAG